The genomic window GCCGTCATACCGGCCGCAGCGATATTCCTTTGACGGCGAACGGCGAGGCGGCCGCCCGCAAGCTCACCGAGCGGCTGGCGGGTCTCTCCGTCTCAGGCGTCTGGTCGAGCCCGTCCGAGCGCGCCCGCAAGACCTGTGCACTTGCCGGATTCGGGGCAGGCGCTGTGATCCGCGAGGATCTCGCCGAATGGGACTACGGGGCCTATGAAGGCGTCACGACCAAGGAAATCCTTGCGGGCCGCCCCGGTTGGCAGCTCTTTCGCGACGGTTGCCCGAGCGGAGAGGCGGCTGCCGACGTGGGTGCGCGCGCAGACGCGGTCATCCACGCCCTTCGCAAAGAAGCCGCAAGCATTCTGATTTTTTCCAGTTCGCATTTCCTGCGCGTGCTCGCTGCCCGCTGGCTCGGCTTGCCACCGCAAGATGGCGCGCATTTCGTGTTGGATACCACGAGCATCAGCGTCCTCGGCTATGAACATGATCTCACCGAACCGGTCATCCGTCGCTGGAACCAACGCTGAAGCGTCCGCGTCTTCTTGCCGTGGTTAACAATGGCGTAACGACATCAGGATAAATGTAGCGGCCGCCGCCCTCCGCGGCTTTGTTTTTGCGTTTTCTGGAGTGCGGACGTGTCCCATCGATCAGCCGTATCGATTTCTTTTCTTATTGCCTTTTCATCCTTTGGTTCGGCCGCCGCGCAGGACAGCGGCCAGCATTTCTGGTCCGGCGACTGGTATCTGAGCGTCGGCGTCGCGGGCTTCTCCGCGCCGAAATTCGAGGGCTCGCGGCGTTACGAATTCAGGTTCAGCCCGCTGATATCGGCCGGCCGGCAAGGCTCGGGCCCGCGCTTTTCCTCGCGCAATGACAATCCTTCCTTCGCCCTCATGGATAACGGTGCTTTCCGCGCCGGCATCGTCGGCAAGTTCGTGCCTTCGCGAGACGAGGGCGATGGTCACGAGCTGAAGGGCATGAAGAAGGTCAAGTGGGGGGCGGAAGCTGGCGGCTTCGTCGAGGTCTATCCGACCGATTTCCTGCGCGCCCGCGCCGAAGTTCGCCAGGGTATCCGCTCCCATGACGGCGTCGTCGCCGATCTCGCCGTCGACGCCTTCACTGATATCGCCCCCGACCTCCAGCTTTCCGGCGGTCCGCGCGCGACATTTGCCACCAGCGGCTATTACGACGCTTATTACGGCGTCAATGCCAAGCAGGCGGCGGCAAGCGGGCTTGATCAATACAAGCCGTCGTCAGGCATTCAGTCCTACGGTGCCGGGGCTGCTCTGACCTGGAAGGCGACGGAAAATCTCTCGGCGAGTTCTTTCCTCGAATATAAGCGGCTTGCGGGTCCGGCCGCCGACAGCAGCCTCGTGCGGGAGCGCGGCTCAAAGAACCAGGTCCTGATCGGCGTCTCGGCGACCTACAAGTTCAATTTTTCGCTGCAGTGATTGACGGCGGCGCGTGTCCCTCCAGGCACGAAAACGGCGCTGTATCCCATTGAATTGCGCATGATCTTCTGGGTGGATCAGTTCCGGATTAGGGAATTATGCAGCGGCGGTGCGGCGATCGCTTCTTGACCGGGTTGCCGGCCCATCGCTAGATGGGCCGCATGGAAGATACCGACAATCTCAACGACCGCGTCTCCGACGCGCCTTCAGACAACTGGGTCTACCGGATCCTGCCGCAATGGCTTTGGCCCTATGCGCAGCTTGCGCGCTGGGATCGCCCTATCGGCTGGCAGCTCTTGATGTGGCCGTGTTTCTGGTCGGCAACGCTTGCCGCCAATGCGGCGATTGACCAGGGGCTTTATTCCGGCAGCCTGCTGGTGTCCCATCTTTTCCTTTATTTCATCGGCGCGGTCGCCATGCGTGGCGCCGGCTGCACCTATAACGATCTCGTCGACCACGAGATCGACATGGAAGTGGCCCGCACGCGTTCGCGTCCGCTCCCTTCCGGCCGCGCCACGCGCGCCGGGGCGAAGATCTTCATCGGCCTGCAGGCCCTGGTCGGCCTTTTCGTGCTGCTGCAGTTCAACTGGCTCACCGTCTTCCTCGGCGTGCTCTCGCTCGGGATCGTGGCGTTTTATCCCTATGCCAAGCGCTTTACCGATTGGCCGCAATTCTTCCTGGGGCTTGCTTTCTCCTGGGGCGCGCTGATGGGCTGGGCCGGCATTTTGGGCGGCCTCTCCTTCGCTGCCATCCTGATCTACGCCGCCTCCGTCGCCTGGACGATCGGTTACGACACGATCTATGCGCATCAGGACAAGGAGGATGACGAGCTGATTGGCGTGCGCTCCACCGCCCGCCTTTTCGGTGACAAAACGCGGCAATGGCTGATCGGCCTTTACGGGCTGACTCTGGTGCTGATGTTCATGGCTTTCGCGCTCGCCGGCGCCAATCTCATTGCTTTCCTGGGGCTCATCGGTGCGGCCGGCATGTTCGGCTGGCAGATCGTTCGGCTTGATATCGACGATCCCGCCCAATGCCTGGCGCTCTTCAGGTCGAACAACCGCGTCGGCTTGATCATCTTCTTTGGCCTGTTTGTCTCGCTGCTCTTCGCCATTCCCTGAATGAAACGAAAAACCCGGCGTGGACGCCGGGTTTCAAACTGGTTCCAAAACGGCGCTGCCGAGTGGAAGCGTCGCGATCTCGCTCAGTTGCGGGCGATAATTTCCTTGCCTTCGATCTTCATGGCAACGCCGAGCCGGCCGGTCGTGCGGCGCACGAGGAAGCGCGGGCGGCGGTTTGCGAAGTAGGAATGGCGGCGGCGCGGCTTGAGGTCGCTGGTGCGCAAAGCCCCGATATGGTCCTCGAGAGGTCGGGCGACGCCGTCGGCCTCGACCATCAGCATCGGAATGCGGAAGGCTTCGGACCAGCTGCGCCAGTCGGCGGCGATATCGCTGAGGTCATGGGCAACGAGCAGCGGAATGCAGAGCTCCGGATCGGCGTGGTGGAGCTCGAGCGTCACTGTGACTTCGCCGTCGCCATGGTCGATGGCGCGGGCGGCGACACCCTGGAAGACGCGCTTCGGCAGCGCAATCGAGAGCGGCAGGCCGCTGGAAGGGAGGACTTTGCGCAGAACCGCACCGCGTTCGTCTATCGTGATGCTGACGTCATCCGAACAATCATGGATGGCGTAGCTGACCTGCTGGGGAAAGCGGGAAGGATCGAGGCGCAGCGTCGTACCAGCCCAGGCGGGCTTCATAACGGGATTGTTCATTTCATTCTACCCTTGTCTTACCTGAGAGCCGATTTCCGGTCTTCTCCTTGGGACTTTTCGTCCTCTATGGCCGACAATAGGCGCGCCCCGTTCCGTACAGCTTAAAAATTGCGGTTAAGAAAACTTTGCCTCCTACGATGGTTATCAAAACCGAATCCGGCAGGGTTTCCGGAAGGTGAACGGTGTGGTGTGCTGAAGCGGCACATCCTGGAGTAAGCCTCGGGTAAGTTTTCCGTGGCAAAATGTCGTCACCAGTAGTTCGTGATTCTCTTAAAGAATTTGTCGAAAAGGGCGCTTTTCATGATTACGGCCTCCCTCGCTTACTCGATCCTGTCGAAGGACATGACGTCCAGCCTCGCCAAGGTCGCGTCGCAGACGACCGTCAAGAAGGATGCTCAGTACTACGCGGACAATATCAATAAGGTCAAAGACGTCGACGACTTCCTCGGCAATTACAAGCTCTACAGCTATGCGATGAAGGCCTATGGCCTCGAGGACATGACCTATGCCAAGGCCTTCATGAAGAAGGTGCTGGAGAGCGATCTCACCGATCCCAACAGCTACGCCAACAAGCTTTCCGACACGCGTTACCGCGAATTCGCCGCCGCCTTCAATTTCAATTCGCCTGAAAAGGATGTGCAGACGGATGCGCAGGAGGACGATCTGATCGGCCTCTACAAGCAGTCCTTCGTCGATGCCGACAAGGCAGCGACTACCGAAAGCACCTATTACAGCAACAATATAGGCGACGTGCAGACCGTTGACGATCTCGTCAACAACACCCGGCTGCGCACCTATGTGCTGAAGACCTTCAAGATCGATCCCACCTATGCGTCGAAGGACTTTCTGCGCCAGGTGCTGACGAGCGATCTCAGCGACCCCAACAGCGTCGTCAACACGCAAGGCGGCGACAAGTACAAGGCGCTTGCCGCCCAGTTCAGCTTCAACGCCGACGGCACGGTCAACGGCAGCGCCCAGAGCGCCGCGCAGAAGGCTTCGGTCATCGAGACCTATACGTTGAACTCGCAGTCGGTCATCATCGATAATTCGGTCGGTTCCGATGTCTACTATGTCAGCCAGACGGCGGCCGACTACAACAAGGCTTATTACACCGCCAAGATCGGCACGATCACCAATGTCGACGATCTGGTCGCAGACAACCGTCTGACCTCCTACATCAAGACGGCCTACAGCATGGGCGCCGACTTTACGTCCCCAGCGCTGCGCATGGTGCTCACCGATCCCAGTTACGCCCAACTGATGGGCTTCACCAATGTGTACAACGCCTTCAACTTCAAGGCCGACGGTTCGGCGTCGACCACCGCGCGCGTTCAGTCGATCGATCAGGCAAACAAGCTGCAATCGGCCGCCTCAAGCACGAACAACTATTACACTGTGACGTCTCAATCGAGCGCCATCACCAATGTCGATGACCTGCTCGCAGACGGCGTTCTGGCGCGTTACATCAAGGATGCCTATGGTCTCGGCACGAGCTTCAGCAATGCCGATTTGAAGAGCATCCTGACCGATCCGACCTTTGCCGCGGCTCAGGGACATGCCGACCTCAACGCCGACTTCAACTTTCAGGCCGACGGTTCGATCAACGGGTCTGCGATCCAGACGGCGGCGCAACGGAAATCGACCACCGACAAGTCGGCGGCGAACGCAGCACACTTCAACAGCATGATCGCCAATGTCACCAATGTCGATCAAATCATGTCCGATCCTGTTGCGGTGAGCTACCTCAGAAACAGCATGCAGATCGCAGACAGCGTTTCCGATGCGACCTTGAGATCCTTCCTCGTCGATCCGACGGCCGCCAGCGCCCAGGGCTACGGCGATGTCCACGACCTGTTCAATTTCAAGGCGGATGGTTCGGTCGCCACGCTCCATGCCTCCCAGAGCGCCTCCCAGAGCGCGAACACCGCCAGCAAGGCCGACAATGCGGCAGTCTATTACCAGGCAACGATCGCAGGCATCTCGAACGTCGATCAGTTGCTGGCGGATCAAAAACTGAACAATTTCGTGCGTAACGCCTATGGCATCCCGTCGACGGTCACTGATGTCGCGCTTCGCGCGATCCTGACCGATCAGAGTGGCACCGGCACCTATGCCGACGTCGCTGCCGCCTTTAATTTCAAGGCGGACGGCTCGCTCGAGGACGGTATGGCTGCGCAGACGGCCACCCAGATCAACAACACGAAATTTACGGCCGCGGCACGCACGGACGACTATTCCTCGCGGATGGCGACGATCGGCAACGTTGATGATCTTTTGGCCGACCCGGCCATCACCAATTTCCTGAAAAGCACCTACGATCTGCCTTTCGATATCTCGAACGCCGATCTGAAGAGCATTCTGACCGATCCCACGGCCGCTGCGGCAGCCGGCCATGCCGACCTTAACGCGGACTTCAACTTCGCTGCCGACGGATCGCTTCCGGCGCTAAGCTCGGTCCAGAACGCTGATCAGGCGCAGACCACCAATGACAATTATGCAGCACGTTATGACGACGAGCGCGACGAGGCGATTGACGAGGTGGCGTCCAACTATAAGTCCATGATGGCCCCCAGCAACAGCCTGCTGGATTTTTCCGATATCAAGACCGTCAATGATTTCCTGCGCACCAATTCGACGGCCGATTTTGTCAAGAGCAACGACAACCTGCCGGATCCCTATCACGTGGCGCTGCAGGCATTCGGCCTGACGGAGCAGGAAGTACCGCGCTCGATGATGCGCAAGATCCTGACGAGCGATGCCTATGACCCGAAGGGTTATATCGCCTCCCTCAAGGACGAACGCATCACCAATCTTGCCCGCGCCTTCAACTTCGGCCCCGACGGCAAGGCGGCGGCTCCCTTTCAGGCGCTTCCCGATGCGACGATGGCCAAATACGCCACCGACTACAAATCGCATATCACCATGCTGATGAAGGATGGCCCGGTAAAGGACAAGGCTGCCAAGGACGCGACGGCGGAAGTCGACTATTTCGCCAAAGGCATGGCGAAGGTGAAATCGCTCGACGACTTCCTGGATGATAGCCGCCTGACCGACCTGGTGCTGAAGGCGAATAACCTCGACCCCAAGAATTACGACAAGGCCACGCTGAAGAAGATCTTCACCTCGGATCCCGATGATAAGAAGAGCTATCTCAACACCAAGGCCGACGCGCGCTTCAAGGATATCGTCGCTGCCTTCAATTTCGACAAGGACGGCAACCTGACCCGCGCCAAGATCGGTACCGTCCAGAACAAGGCAGCCGAGGACCATACCCAGCAGCTCTTCGTCCAGCAGACGTTGGAAAACCAGCAAGGCGAAAGCAACGACGGGGTTCGCCTGGCGCTCTATTTCAGCCGCAAGGCCCCGAACATCACCTCGATCTACTCGATCCTCGGAGACAAGGCGCTCTATCAGGTCATCACCACCGCCTACAGCCTGCCGTCGCAGATATCGGGCATGGATGTTGCCAAGCAGGCCGATCTGATCAACCGCTTCGTCAAGCTCGATGATCTCCAGGACCCGAAGAAGGTCGACAAGCTGTTGCGCCGCTTCACGGCGATGTACGACATCAAGAACAATACGCAGCAGTCGCCGGCACTGCAGATCCTGACCGGCGGCGGCACGCAGAAAGCCTGATGTCGTGTCCGTCAGCCTCAAGGATCGAGGCTGACGACCTTTCCTGGATTCATGATGTTTGCGGGGTCGAAGGCGCGCTTGATGCGGCGCATCAGCTCGATTTCGATCGCCGGGCGGATCGCCGCCAGCTCGTCCCGCTTTAACTGGCCGATGCCGTGCTCGGCGGAAATCGAGCCGCCATGGGCGAGCACCAGCCCATGCACGATGTGGTTCATCTCGTGCCAGCGGGCGATGAAGGCGTCCTTGTCGGCGCCGAGCGGCTGGGAAATATTGTAATGGATGTTGCCGTCGCCCATATGGCCGAAAGCGCAGATGCGGGCTCCCGGCATGGCCGCCATGACCGCCTCTTCGGCCTCGGCCATGAAATGCGGCACCCTTGATACGGGCACGGAAACATCGTGCTTGATCGAGCCGCCTTCCGGCTTCTGGGCGTCGGACATGCTCTCGCGCATGTGCCAGAGCGCCTTCTGCTGCGCCACGGAGGAGGCGATCGCGGCATCCAGCACCAGCCCGGCCTCGAAACCCTGTTCAAGCAGGCCGTTCATCATCCGCTCAGCCGTCTCGGCCGAGTCCGAGGTCGAGATGTCGATTAGTACGTACCAGGGATAGGCCGCTTCCAGCGGATCGCGGACACCGTCGATGTGGCGGGCCGTGATTTCGACGCCGAAGCGCGGCATCAGTTCAAAACCGGTGAGCGAGGCGCCGCAGAGGCTGGAGGCAAGGTTGAAGAGGGCAAGTGCATCTTCGACCGAATTCAGGCCGGCGAAGGCCACCTGATGGCCGAGCGGCTGCGGAAAGAGCTTTAGGACCGCGCCGGTGATGATGCCGAGCGTGCCTTCGGCGCCGATGAAGAGATCGCGCAGGTCATAGCCGGTATTGTCCTTTTTCAGGCGGCGCAGGCCGTCCCAGATCTCGCCGGTCGGCAGCACCACTTCGAGGCCGAGGCAGAGCTGGCGCATGTTGCCGTAGGCAAGCACGGCCGTGCCGCCGGCATTGGTGGAAAGGTTGCCGCCGATGCGGCAGGAACCCTCCGAGCCGAGCGACAGCGGAAAGAGCCGCCCATGGGCCTCTGCCGCCTTCTGGACCTCGGCAAGGATGGCGCCGCCATCGGCCACCAGGACGTTGGCCACCGGATCGACGTCGCGGATCCGGTTCATGCGCTCGAGCGACAGAATGATATCGCACTTGCCCTCGCGCGGCGTCTGGCCGCCGACGAGGCCGGTATTGCCGGTTTGCGGCACGATCGCCGTTCCGGTTTCCGTCGCAAGTTTCATGATCGCGGAGACTTCCTCGACCGAGCCTGGTTTCAGAAGGAGAGGGGAAGAGCCGTGGTAGAGGCCGCGGTTTTCGATCAGATGCGGGGCAAGATCGGCCTCGCTGCGAAGCGCGTATTTGTCGCCGACGATCGCGGCGAAGCGGTCGAGATGCTCGGTGGAAATGCTGGGATTGGTCATCGGCTCGCTTCTCTGTCCCTGTGCTCGGCGGTGTTTCAGTCGCGGGGGGCGGCCGCCCGCTGCAGGCGGTCGTTGATTGCTTCGCCCAGCCCCTCCTCGGGGATTGGCGAAAAGGCGATGCTCGACGCCCCACTGGCATCGGCACGCTTCATATAGTCGAAAAGATTTGCGGCCGCTTCGGCAAGGTCGCCGCGCGGGCTGAGGTCGAGAATGATCCGGGCGCCGTCCGTCCCGGATACGGAAGCATTGCCGAAGGCGATCAGCGCCTCGCCCGGTTCCACCGCCGTTGCGTTGAGGCGCACGGAAGCGCCGGGCGCGTAATGCGAGGCGAGCATGCCCGGTGCCTCGATCGCCGCCGATGCCGTCTTCGCGCGCAGCAGCGGCTTGCCTGCGACACGTTCGATCTCGCGCGCCGCCAAGCCGCCGGGCCGCAGCAGTCTCAGCTGCCCATCCTCCACCTTGACGATCGTCGATTCGACGCCAACGGTGCTCGCTCCGGCATCGAGGATCAGCGGGATCTTCGTCCCGAGATCGGCTTCGACATGGGCTGCGCTCGTCGCGCTGATCCCGCCTGACGTATTGGCGCTTGGGGCGGCCAGCGGCCATCCGAAGGCGCCGATCAACGCGCCGGCGAAACCCTTCGGTACGCGGACGCCGACGCTGTCGAGCCCGGCAGTTGCCAGCGCATGGATCGGGCTCTGAGCTTTTAGCGGCAGCACCAGGGTCAGCGGGCCGGGCCAGAAGGCGGTGGCGAGCGCCCGCGAAACCGGATCGAATTCGGCATGCTCCTCGGCCATCGCAAGATCGGCCATGTGGCAGATTAGCGGGTTGAAGCGCGGCCGTCCCTTCGTCTCGTAGATGCGCGTGATGGCCGCCGGATTGGTGGCGTCGGCGGCGAGACCGTAGACGGTCTCCGTCGGGATGGCGATCGCAAAGCCGTCGGCAAGAGCGGCGCAGCCCGCCTCAAGCGCTGCCTGCCTGTCGGCTTTGATGTCGATTGTGCGTGCCATGTCCTGTCCGGTGTTTTCCCGGCAGTCATTAGGCTTTCCGCCGCCCGCGATCAATCGCGTTGTTGAACCGATACGCTGCGAGGCGCTTTAGAGTTGGCGGATGATTTCACGCAGCTGTTCGTTGCGCGCACCGAGCAGCAGGATATTGCGGATCGCTACCTGCGGATCATGGGTGCGGAAGAGCAGCCCGTTGCCGCGCACCGACCGATCGATGGTCATCTTTTCCATGGAGTCTTCGCCGGGCTTGATCGCAACGGCAAAATACATGCGGGAATAGCCGACATCGATACGTTCGAAGAAATTGTCGTTCTCGCCGATGTCGGAATAGAAGTTGGCGATATAGAAGGCCCAGCTCACCTCTTCGTAGTGGGCGAATTTCGTGCGCGAGGCGGTGACGTGGCAGTAGCCGAGATGCGGGCTGTCCTCCAGCGTCCGGTGGAAGATCATCTTCGGAAACTGGATCGAGCGGTGGAAGCCGTTGATGTGCTGATGGGTCTTTTCGCCGGCCGCCTGGAGCTTGCGACCGGTTTTTGCCGCCACCTCATCATGGGTGAGGTAGCGCTTTTCCTCGGCCAGCCAGTGCCGCCGGTCGCGGGTGATGCGGCCGGTGCGCAAGAATTCGGAATGAGCGGCAATCAGTTGCCGTTCCTGCAACTTGCCTGCTTCTTTCGCGTCGAAATAACGAAGTTTGGCCATGATTCGCGTTCTTCGGTCAGTCTGCAATCGTTGCGAGGATAGGACCGTATGCTTAAGGCGATGTTAAAGCGGCCCGGCCGCTGACGGAATGCAGGGCAGGCGCCGACATATGTCGCAGATGCGATAGTTGTCGGTATCGGGCAGCAGATCTCTTTGCCGAACAGGTCTTTACGCCATGGCGCAATTGACGATAATTGCCTGAAGAGTCGGGCGATGCGATCGATCGGGATAAGCCACTCGCGCCTTGAGGCATCCTGTCGTCAATTTCGAAGCCGATGTCGCATTGTAACCAAGCGGCACGCATGCTCGGTGATTAAATGACGTTGTAACAATTCTCCCGAAGGAGAAGGAAGCGGGCGCGCTTCCGCCGGTCTTCTTCTCAAGGCTGGCAACCGGATGCACGAGGACACGAAGATGGATATTCGCAGCAACGTTTTGCGTCAGCTCAAGAACCGCCGTGAGGGCTTTAGCCTCGAGCAGCCGTTCTACACCGACGAGGATTATTTCCGGCTTGATATGGAGATGATCTATTATCGCGACTGGCTGTTCATCGGCCATGATTGCGAGCTGCCGAAGCCGGGCGCTTATTTTACCGTTCAGATCGGCACCTATCCCGTGGTCGTCGTCCGCGGCCGCGACAATGTCATCCGCGCCTTCCACAACAGCTGTCGCCATCGCGGCTCGCGCGTCTGCACCAAGGAGCACGGTTCCTCGGTACGTCTCGTCTGCCCCTATCACCAGTGGACCTATGACCTTGACGGCAAGCTCGCTTTCGCCCGTCATATGGGCGATGACTTCGACAAATCAGGCTTCAACCTGAAGCCCGTTCATTGCGAGAGCGTGGCAGGCTACATTTTCATCTGCCTTGCCAACACCGCCCCGGATTTCCAGCCGGTGCGCGACAAGATCGAGCCCTATATGGCGCCGCATCGGATCGGCGAGACCAAGGTTGCCTTCCAGAGCACGATCATTGAGAAAGGCAACTGGAAGCTCGTCTGGGAAAACAATCGCGAGTGCTATCACTGCGCCGCCAATCACCCCGAACTCTGCCGCACCTATCCGGAAGCCCCGAGTGTCACCGGCACGGACGGCGGCGCCGATGATCCCGAGATCGCCGGCCATTGGGAGCGCTGCGAGGCCGCCGGACTGCCGAGCAAATTCCAGATTTCGCCGGATGGTCAGTTCCGCACCGCCCGCATGCCGCTGATCGAGGATGCCGAGAGCTACACCATGTCCGGCAAGCCTGCCGTCCAGCGCCGGATCTCCGACGATATCTCGATCAACC from Rhizobium sp. Pop5 includes these protein-coding regions:
- the ubiA gene encoding 4-hydroxybenzoate octaprenyltransferase — its product is MEDTDNLNDRVSDAPSDNWVYRILPQWLWPYAQLARWDRPIGWQLLMWPCFWSATLAANAAIDQGLYSGSLLVSHLFLYFIGAVAMRGAGCTYNDLVDHEIDMEVARTRSRPLPSGRATRAGAKIFIGLQALVGLFVLLQFNWLTVFLGVLSLGIVAFYPYAKRFTDWPQFFLGLAFSWGALMGWAGILGGLSFAAILIYAASVAWTIGYDTIYAHQDKEDDELIGVRSTARLFGDKTRQWLIGLYGLTLVLMFMAFALAGANLIAFLGLIGAAGMFGWQIVRLDIDDPAQCLALFRSNNRVGLIIFFGLFVSLLFAIP
- a CDS encoding DUF6101 family protein — encoded protein: MNNPVMKPAWAGTTLRLDPSRFPQQVSYAIHDCSDDVSITIDERGAVLRKVLPSSGLPLSIALPKRVFQGVAARAIDHGDGEVTVTLELHHADPELCIPLLVAHDLSDIAADWRSWSEAFRIPMLMVEADGVARPLEDHIGALRTSDLKPRRRHSYFANRRPRFLVRRTTGRLGVAMKIEGKEIIARN
- a CDS encoding aromatic ring-hydroxylating dioxygenase subunit alpha, with the protein product MDIRSNVLRQLKNRREGFSLEQPFYTDEDYFRLDMEMIYYRDWLFIGHDCELPKPGAYFTVQIGTYPVVVVRGRDNVIRAFHNSCRHRGSRVCTKEHGSSVRLVCPYHQWTYDLDGKLAFARHMGDDFDKSGFNLKPVHCESVAGYIFICLANTAPDFQPVRDKIEPYMAPHRIGETKVAFQSTIIEKGNWKLVWENNRECYHCAANHPELCRTYPEAPSVTGTDGGADDPEIAGHWERCEAAGLPSKFQISPDGQFRTARMPLIEDAESYTMSGKPAVQRRISDDISINRIGTMLLFHYPTTWNHLLGDHAISFRVLPLSANETAVTTKWLVHKDAVEGVDYNLEELTHVWTETNDQDRRIVEENAFGIHSPAYEPGPYSAVHEGGVMQFLEWYSNFMVNRLQGDQSKISAVA
- a CDS encoding DUF6656 family protein encodes the protein MAKLRYFDAKEAGKLQERQLIAAHSEFLRTGRITRDRRHWLAEEKRYLTHDEVAAKTGRKLQAAGEKTHQHINGFHRSIQFPKMIFHRTLEDSPHLGYCHVTASRTKFAHYEEVSWAFYIANFYSDIGENDNFFERIDVGYSRMYFAVAIKPGEDSMEKMTIDRSVRGNGLLFRTHDPQVAIRNILLLGARNEQLREIIRQL
- a CDS encoding DUF1217 domain-containing protein, giving the protein MITASLAYSILSKDMTSSLAKVASQTTVKKDAQYYADNINKVKDVDDFLGNYKLYSYAMKAYGLEDMTYAKAFMKKVLESDLTDPNSYANKLSDTRYREFAAAFNFNSPEKDVQTDAQEDDLIGLYKQSFVDADKAATTESTYYSNNIGDVQTVDDLVNNTRLRTYVLKTFKIDPTYASKDFLRQVLTSDLSDPNSVVNTQGGDKYKALAAQFSFNADGTVNGSAQSAAQKASVIETYTLNSQSVIIDNSVGSDVYYVSQTAADYNKAYYTAKIGTITNVDDLVADNRLTSYIKTAYSMGADFTSPALRMVLTDPSYAQLMGFTNVYNAFNFKADGSASTTARVQSIDQANKLQSAASSTNNYYTVTSQSSAITNVDDLLADGVLARYIKDAYGLGTSFSNADLKSILTDPTFAAAQGHADLNADFNFQADGSINGSAIQTAAQRKSTTDKSAANAAHFNSMIANVTNVDQIMSDPVAVSYLRNSMQIADSVSDATLRSFLVDPTAASAQGYGDVHDLFNFKADGSVATLHASQSASQSANTASKADNAAVYYQATIAGISNVDQLLADQKLNNFVRNAYGIPSTVTDVALRAILTDQSGTGTYADVAAAFNFKADGSLEDGMAAQTATQINNTKFTAAARTDDYSSRMATIGNVDDLLADPAITNFLKSTYDLPFDISNADLKSILTDPTAAAAAGHADLNADFNFAADGSLPALSSVQNADQAQTTNDNYAARYDDERDEAIDEVASNYKSMMAPSNSLLDFSDIKTVNDFLRTNSTADFVKSNDNLPDPYHVALQAFGLTEQEVPRSMMRKILTSDAYDPKGYIASLKDERITNLARAFNFGPDGKAAAPFQALPDATMAKYATDYKSHITMLMKDGPVKDKAAKDATAEVDYFAKGMAKVKSLDDFLDDSRLTDLVLKANNLDPKNYDKATLKKIFTSDPDDKKSYLNTKADARFKDIVAAFNFDKDGNLTRAKIGTVQNKAAEDHTQQLFVQQTLENQQGESNDGVRLALYFSRKAPNITSIYSILGDKALYQVITTAYSLPSQISGMDVAKQADLINRFVKLDDLQDPKKVDKLLRRFTAMYDIKNNTQQSPALQILTGGGTQKA
- a CDS encoding FAD-binding oxidoreductase, whose amino-acid sequence is MTNPSISTEHLDRFAAIVGDKYALRSEADLAPHLIENRGLYHGSSPLLLKPGSVEEVSAIMKLATETGTAIVPQTGNTGLVGGQTPREGKCDIILSLERMNRIRDVDPVANVLVADGGAILAEVQKAAEAHGRLFPLSLGSEGSCRIGGNLSTNAGGTAVLAYGNMRQLCLGLEVVLPTGEIWDGLRRLKKDNTGYDLRDLFIGAEGTLGIITGAVLKLFPQPLGHQVAFAGLNSVEDALALFNLASSLCGASLTGFELMPRFGVEITARHIDGVRDPLEAAYPWYVLIDISTSDSAETAERMMNGLLEQGFEAGLVLDAAIASSVAQQKALWHMRESMSDAQKPEGGSIKHDVSVPVSRVPHFMAEAEEAVMAAMPGARICAFGHMGDGNIHYNISQPLGADKDAFIARWHEMNHIVHGLVLAHGGSISAEHGIGQLKRDELAAIRPAIEIELMRRIKRAFDPANIMNPGKVVSLDP
- a CDS encoding L-threonylcarbamoyladenylate synthase; translated protein: MARTIDIKADRQAALEAGCAALADGFAIAIPTETVYGLAADATNPAAITRIYETKGRPRFNPLICHMADLAMAEEHAEFDPVSRALATAFWPGPLTLVLPLKAQSPIHALATAGLDSVGVRVPKGFAGALIGAFGWPLAAPSANTSGGISATSAAHVEADLGTKIPLILDAGASTVGVESTIVKVEDGQLRLLRPGGLAAREIERVAGKPLLRAKTASAAIEAPGMLASHYAPGASVRLNATAVEPGEALIAFGNASVSGTDGARIILDLSPRGDLAEAAANLFDYMKRADASGASSIAFSPIPEEGLGEAINDRLQRAAAPRD
- a CDS encoding MipA/OmpV family protein, with the translated sequence MSHRSAVSISFLIAFSSFGSAAAQDSGQHFWSGDWYLSVGVAGFSAPKFEGSRRYEFRFSPLISAGRQGSGPRFSSRNDNPSFALMDNGAFRAGIVGKFVPSRDEGDGHELKGMKKVKWGAEAGGFVEVYPTDFLRARAEVRQGIRSHDGVVADLAVDAFTDIAPDLQLSGGPRATFATSGYYDAYYGVNAKQAAASGLDQYKPSSGIQSYGAGAALTWKATENLSASSFLEYKRLAGPAADSSLVRERGSKNQVLIGVSATYKFNFSLQ
- a CDS encoding histidine phosphatase family protein, translating into MSSAFPEIYLVRHGETEWSLSGRHTGRSDIPLTANGEAAARKLTERLAGLSVSGVWSSPSERARKTCALAGFGAGAVIREDLAEWDYGAYEGVTTKEILAGRPGWQLFRDGCPSGEAAADVGARADAVIHALRKEAASILIFSSSHFLRVLAARWLGLPPQDGAHFVLDTTSISVLGYEHDLTEPVIRRWNQR